Part of the Muntiacus reevesi chromosome 8, mMunRee1.1, whole genome shotgun sequence genome is shown below.
aactagataggattacatttttatggaacagaaatgcaaaggattgcaaaaacagtagatatggcacaaaataggctcttagtctaaaagttaattacctgcaagaagtcaccagctaatctctatctaaactattttttattaGGCACATCTTGTGGCTATTTTATTTGTGGAGCCTTTCTCACCCCAcggagggacctatgcttaatggtttcttttgttagtgtgctgtgcttaggatgtttagaacaatcatgagcattttttgcaatgagagcacacatttatcaaacaagccagaatgccagcaaaagggtttgaattgaagcatttccttcatccctggccccttcatagggtaccagcgtctAGGAGATTTATtagttagggttttaagttggtctttattcagtgaaagaagaGTAGGAGAACTCtcagcaggcaacacaagaatctgcagcagggcaaacaagaaaaacagcagaaaaggggggaggatacagggtggggtagaggccagggCCAACCTGGGTCCCTGGTATCCTGAATGGCCTTGCGTGTCTGGTCTTTtgctcatgaccttgtcatgggtgggatcttccACAACGGCTCCAggcaggtgttcattggaaggactgattttgaagctgaaactccaatactttggctacctgatgcgaagagctgactcatttgaaaagaccctgatgctgggagggattgggggcaggaggagaaggggatgacagaggatgaggtggttgaatagcatcaccgactcaatggacatgggtttgggtggactccgggagttggtgatggacagggaggcctggtgtgctgcggttcgtggggtcgcaaagagtcggacacgactgagcgactgaactgagctgaattatGTGCAGTAGTGAGTGCTGTggatacagagatgaataaaaCCTTCAGGAAGCCCCAATGTTTTTTGAATGATACTGTGTACTAGTTTCTGTGCTAGTTACTAgggacataaaaatgaaaaagagatctCATAGTCTCATGGAGAGGCAGGTATATGGAGAAGTAATGACAGTataacaaataattattaaatggaagtactaatatgtataaaatcaggaaattatGTTGCGTGAAGAAAGTCAGTTCCAAAAGATGACAtactatgattccatttatgtaacattcttaaaatgacaaaattgtGGAGATAGAGAACAGAAAAGTGTCCAGGGGCTGAAGAAGGGGTGAGAGAAGGTGGGAAGTAGGTATGGCTATAAAAGGGCATCATGAAGGATCCGTGTGTGGATGGAAGTTTCTCTACCCTGACTGCATCCATGTCAATACCCTGTCAATACTATTGCATGGTAGTTTTGCAAGATGGGAAATTGAGTAAAGAGTACATCACATTTTTGTTCATACAGCTTCATGTGAAACTACAGTTACCTTAAAGTGTTTAGttaagaaaaaaacttaaaaaaaaaaatacatagattCATGAGGTTCCATGTTGACTGCTGATTTGAACAGCTAGGTTTAGGTGGTTCTGAGAATCCATATTATTAAGTTCCTTAGGCTTCATGATTTTGAGCCATGTTGGCAATCTGTAGTCCTAGAGGTATTGCTTCACTTTTTTGCCTCCATTGTATGTGTATGGGAATGGGTATATGAGGATAATCATGAGCTTCAAACCATACCTTCTTCAAATAAGAAATGATTTAGGAACATTTGTCAGGccagtagtattttttttttaatcaagtactttttaaagaatttgatgAGAACCTGAGGCCTACTCCTCCACAGAATACCATACACCAAAAAATTACATAGTCTCAGATGCTGCCCTGATATCCTAAACTTTCTTGATAAGTTTATGGTTATGTTAAACTAACTTCTGTGTCTTGAttaaatttccttccttcctttctactttttaattcaaattactaagattttttaaatataattttaaacttcTGAAATAATATTCTTCTAAAAAGAATGTGCTTCATGGCTTTTGGGAGAGAATCTCAATGGCCATAGATGCTACATAGCTTTCTGAGAAGATAAGTGACTCCAGTTTAATTAGTTTTAGACACTCCTACATCTGGGTACCAGAGACATATGTATCCAATGCTAGAAACATTTTTGCATTTGTCCTTTTAGAATCAAAACACTGTGGTGAATTTCTTTTACTATACCTGCTTAGCTGTAGACTAGTGGTTGATGTCATTTTCGGACACGTATTCATCGTTTATTTTCTTCTCGGACAGCTTTCAGTGGACACGCTGCAGTTTCTGCTCTTCTTACATATACAGCAGTTAAACAAGGTCTCCCTGAGGACATCTCTGATTGGAGAAGAGTGGCCTAGTCCCAAACACAGATCTCAGTCTCCTGACCTGACTGAAAAATCCAGTTGTCATAATAAGGTACTGTTTAAATTATGGTCTCTTTCTCTGAAAGGGACAATTTTCGAGGGAGATATATTGCCCTCACTAAAAATTACTTTGAATAACTTATATAAGCCAGAGATTTGctggcttgttttgttttgctttatacttttttttcctatttataaaacaaaatcaacatGTGCAGTCTTAATAACATAGAGAAGTGATTTCAGTTCCTTCAATGGCACAAAAATCACTTAGATAATTTTCTGGCAAATCATTTACTTTACTGTTAACTAGTATTCATATTTTTGCAAATGTTGATGAATTCAATTTCAGTTGATTGTAGGCAAGTCAGTTAACTTCTCTTGCTTGGCTTCTTTTCTCTACACGGTGATAATAATGCCCATTTCTGAGTGGCTGTGAGAATTCAGTAACATATAGCACATGACTTGTTGCACAGTAAGCGCCAGTATATGGTGACTTTAGTTTGAGTATGGCCTCTCCCAGCAACTGACTGGACCAGGGACGGACGCTTGACTAGAGTAACTCATTCCTTGGCATGAATTTGAAATTGATCTGATTTGGAATGGTGACCATGGACCAAGCAATACCCCTAGGGGTTGAAGAAATTACCAGTTGATGATGGGTATTTGAGCTGGTAGCTCATGTGGCACTGAGACCAGCACAGCTACCACATTTGTGAGTGACCTGGAGTTGTGACGGATTAGAAATTCTGAgggaatcagagaaaaagaagagaatggaacAGATATGCAGAGAGTCTTGGGAGAGGAAGAGGTTCAGACTGGCTTTCCAGTTCCAGTTCTGATGAGGCCTTCCTGTACTTCCATTTGGGAGATGactatgtgtccctgcagtaaaTCTCCCTTCACTTGAATTAACTTATGTTCCCTGTGCCAGTGAAAGTTACTACCAGCCAGCCACCCACGTTCTCTTTATCACTGCCCATACCTACATAGTTGTCAAGCCTTACTGATTCTGATtccaaaataacttaaaaaatttgtctttcttcttcttcttatatAGGTCCTagtgtcttttttgtgtgtgtgtttggttttttttttgcttttatttctggtaTTAGATCCTACTTGATCATCCTGCTTTTAATCTATAGCCCACCTACTACACTGGAGTCTCCAAAATACAGATCAGTTCTATCCATCTCCTGTCAGAACTCCATCAGTGAATTCTCACTGTCACTATTGTTTTCACCCTTGTACTCTTTGGAGTCCTCTCCGGCTTACTTACCATAGGAGAGGGAGATGCAGCAAGAGGGAGGAAGAGCAGGTGAGGCTGTGGGCAGCTCTGCTTTGAAGTGTTCTCTGGCATCCAAAAGAGAGtttattcaaaagagaaaatggtatagctgtttaaaaaatagtttgaaaatcTCTGGCACACACAGTGAAACCCAGAGACCTTAGTATTTCGTACAGGGCTTTTGCTGAATGGATGCTGCCTACCATTTTTCCTTCCCCTGCCAGTTCCCAGCGTGCTCCCTACACCCCACCCAGAATTTTCACTTCTCTCAACATAGCACGTAATTTCACTCCTATAGGCCGTCGGATGCAGGTTCCTAGGGCTAGAATGCCTTGTTTCCTGATCTGTTTGCAAAACTACCAATGTCAATCAAGAATCTATTCAAACAGCGCCACACTGAGATTTGTTTTCCCCAAATGGCGTTCTTGTTCCTCTCCTGCCCATAGACCGTCTTTCAAATCTCTGCTATAGGTCTTATCTCATTGTGTTTTAGTTTATGTTGCCATTTCACTACACAGATGCTGAATTCCTTGAGGACAGGAACTATGTATTACTCAGTTTGTATAATTCATCACTTAACACTGATCATATCACATAAGAGGTATTCAAAAAATATCTGTCAAATGAATGAGCCAAGCTATTAGAACGTCTGCCAACTCAAAGCTTATTCCCAAAGTAATAACTTCTTTTAAATCTGACTACTGTAAGATCCATTGCCTTTTTTCATTGGATTTTGAAATTAGTTCTGTGATTTGAGAAGGCACATAAAAAAACCTAGTGCTTCATGAAATGTTCGATCTAAACTTTTAgatatttactagctgtgtgaccttgggcaagtttctttttgtatctccatttcttcatctgtgaaatgggcatggTAATGGCATTTCATTTAAGACTGCTGCTAGGACTGAATAATGATAAGGTTTCTTTAACAATGCTTGGCACACATTGAAGCTTAGCTACTAATGTTACTTTTGGATTATCTTAGGTAGGATAGAATCTCTTTATACCTGTCACATGCACAGAAAATCTTTATAAGTTTTGTATAGTCACCTTAAATGCTTTTGGGGGGATGAGGCAAAGTATAAacataaaacaattaaaatataaaagtttcaGGTCTCACTGAATCTCTTTGTTCTGTTAAGAGtgctttcttttgatattttttagaACTGGAATGATTACAGTCATCAGGCTTTTGTCTGTGATCATCTGTCAGATCTCCTTGAGCTGCTTTTAGACCCAGAGCAACTTACTGCATCATTTCATTCAACCCACAGTAGTCTAGTCTCTCGGGAAGCTGTtgtggcgctcagctttcttatcgAAGGTACAGTGAGTGGAGCCAGGAAGATATATCCGCTCTATGAACTTGCACTGTGGCAACCACTACATGCCGAAACTGGCTTCTCAAAGACCTCTAAGACTTTTTCTTTCTACAAGCTGGAAGCCTGGTTGAGAAGCTGCTTGACTGGGAATCCATTCGGTACATCTGCTTGCCTCAAGTCTGGCAAGAAATTGGCTTGGGCTCACCAAGGTATTTATTAATATCTTAATCTATATTAAATTGAATGACAGGTTGTGGAACCTAGTGTTTTCTGGTGTATTAGTGATCACACATCTTTTGTGGAAGATCTCAAGAGTATTGCTactataaaagggaaaaaagggaacATCTCTTTTGTAAATGACTTTTTCTCCAGGCAGCAACAATCTCAGTTGACTCATTAGTCCAGCTTGCTTTGGTTGCAGCTAACAGAAACTCCAACTTCAGTTAGTCCTTTCTTTGCTCTACTTTTGTCTTTTCTGCCTCATTTTCCCTTTCACTCTCATGCAGATTTGCTTGAAGCTTTCCCATTTTCTGTGCCTCTTAGCAGAAATTGGCTATTCTGCAGTTATACCCTCATAGAGTTGTTGCAAAAATGAAGTTCTTTTAGCTATACAGGCACAGGCAGACTAGCTATTTCtgaattagaaatttaaattcataGTAGAGAGAATTTGACTTTGGTTGCAAAGGTATCTACTTCTCATAGTCCAGTGATGGCTAAAGGAATAGGTTCAGGTACTGTATGACTTCTTGGGGCCCAGGTATAAGTTTTAAGAGAAGAGGGCCTCAGAAGTAGGTGCTCCACTAAGGCAGATGCCAGGcaaaattaatgggaaaaaacTAGAATATACTTCCAAAATCTCTGAGtttcagagataaagaaaaaatagtttccatgcaaatgtaaaaaaaaaaaaaaaaaaaagatcagttttgTATCAAATTTTTGTAATGCTAAAATTCAAAAAACAGTTGAGCAACATCTACAATGATCCAAGTATTTTATATGCAACCAAGTTATTGCTCTAGCATGAGGTCAGATTCTCAGGTATATATGGCTCCTATAAACAGGAGATACTATATAATTGTTGATGTTGATAAAAGAAATATAGGTACAAGTAAGTTTTTAGACATTGTTAGGGAAAGTACTAGGAGGAAAAAGGACATCTGACCTCTTAGGATTATAAAATGTGTTAGATAGTAGGATTACAAATAATTTTCATCTTGTTTTACTTATAGTATTTAAAAGTTTTCTACAGTAGCCATATATTAGTtttctaataaaagaaaacaataagaattgttttaaaagaatAGCATGCTATGTGACCTCTCCACATTTGGCAGTTTTCTTTACAAGAGTGGCCCTGATGGCTTGCAGGGAAGTAGTCTGAGAAAGCAGTGACGTCATGGTGAGACTGTGCTAGGAGGGCAGCCTGCACAGAGCTTCTGAGTGTGAGTTTGTGCAAGGCGCCATGTCTGAGAGGACGATGTACTCTCAGTAATGAGCCTGGGAGTAAAGACATGACCTAAACAGAACGCATGGAATGATGTGGTAAGTAACTTAGGAGGAGTTCAGAATTTGTATTATggcaatttaaaaagaatatttcgGAGTTGGGATGATAAATTAAGGTGAGTTGGGGAAGATATTTGAATTGCGTCaactctaccacttactagcCATATGGCCTTAGGCACGTTACTTAACTTGAAGAGTAGACATGAAAAAAATCTTAGATCTATAGGCAATCTTGAATGGATTGTAgacttaaccattttttaaaaagacaaaaaatttaaaatttggcaACATACAGAAAAGCACAGAGAGTAGTATAGCATACACCTCTTTACCTGACACCCAGATCTAACACTTTTTTAAACCTGTTATGTATCTAATTTTAGACATGTGGGCATGTAGATATGTATAAGCTCATTTGGATGATGGTTTTCCTTTGAAACTACCtcgtttgtatttttcttaaatagtTGAAGGGACAACCAAGAGAGCGAAGATTGCCTGTAATACTCACGTGGCCCCAAGGATGCACCGCATGGTGGTGATGAGCCAGGTTTACAAGCAAACGTTGGCCAAGAGCTCAGATACTCTGGTGGGGGCACATGTAAAGATCCATCGTTGCAACGAGTCTTTTATATATCTGCTCTCTCCCTTACGGTAAGCAGTCTTCATAGTGTTCTGACGTCGTGACATCTTCTTTAGAATGGGGTTGGTTCTTTGATTTGTCATCACAGAATAATATTGTAGTCAAatgttttttaatcttattcAGAGGAATTTACCTCATTTTTCAGATCCGTGACAATTGAGAAGTGCAGAAATAGCACCTTTGTCCTGGGCCCTGTACAGACTGCTCTTCACCTCCACAGCTGTGACAGCGTTAAAGTCATTGCTGTTTGCCATCGTCTGTCCATCTCGTCGACGACAGGCTGCATCTTTCACATTCTGACACCTACACGCCCCCTTATTCTCTCTGGGAACCAGAGAGTAACTTTAGCCCCTTTTCATACCCATTACCCAATGCTGGAGGACCACATGGCCAGGACTGGCCTTGCTACAGTGCCTAACTATTGGGATAATCCCATGATTGTGTGCAGAGAGAACAGCAGCCCAAGTGTCTTCCGACTCCTACCACCATGTGAATTCTACGTGTTTATTATTCCATTTGAAATGGAAGGGGACACCACAGAGATACCTGGGGGTCTTCCATCTGCATATCAGAAAGCACtgagccaaagagaaaaaaagatacaggtCTGGCAGAAAACTGTGAAGGAAGCTCGTTTAACAAAGTGAGTATTTTCTAGAAGTAAGTAGTGACTTGTCTTACGTAAAACTCCACGGGAAAGCAAATTAATCTGCATgaatgctcagtctctcagtcgtgtttggctcttttgtgacccatagactgaagcccgccaggctcctctgtccatggaattctccaggcaagactactggagtgggttgcgttttcctactccaggggatcttcccgacccccaaacctgcgtctcctgcgttggcaagtagATTCGTTATGACTGCGCCATCTGGGAATCCCCCCAAATTAATCTGCACATGTTTATAATTgtgctaaacaaacaaaaaagacaaagggTGTCTTTTGTTAAGGTCAGTATTCCAGGCACTGTTTGGTTGGGGGATGGGAGCAAGTGGATACTCAAGTATTAgactccctcctttttttttggtatagtaaattttatttatttattttttaacacaaaaaAACACTTTGTATTGGGTTATAGCCAGTTAATAATGCTGTGACAGttccaggtgaacagtgaagggactcagccatacataatacacgtatccattctcccctaaaattccctcctatccaggctgccacataacattgagcagagttccatgtgctatacaataggtttttgttagttatccattttaaatatagcaatatgTACTTCCCAAATTGACTGTCTCCTTTTAAGAAGCTTCAGTTTAACTGGCAGATATAAGACTTAAATGAAGGACCATATATAAGGTAAATCATAAATGgattacttttagtttttaattttcttctctgcaCTATATTGGTGGTTCTCAAATGGTTGCGTGTCAGGATCATCTAAAgagcttgttaaaaatacagGTCCTGGCTCCTCTACTCTACAGACAGACTTCCTGAAAGTGGACTCCTAATGCTGGTCCATGGACTAGTGCCAGTTTTTGTCAAAGTTCCTAATTCAtagtaaaatgtgaaaaataagtaCAGTATTTTTAAGTAGTGCTAAATTTAGTCAACTTAGAATACTGTCTTCTGAAATTGTTTCTTTCCTACTTTGTAGATACTAAAGTATCTTGTTTTTAATAACATGCTTGATAGATGGTTATGGGTTATTATGTCcaccataaaattttatttcaagggTACTTGTCTTTAAACTCTAGGAGTCAGGGACACActatatataaagcatatataaaGATTCAGAAAACATGAGTGTGGGTAGTCGGAGAAGATTGATGGAGGAAGAAGAATTTGTGTTGGACATTGAAAAATGAGCAGAGTTTGGATAGGAATTGAGGGTCAGGTAGAATACTTTAAGCAGCACTAGAGGGACAGATGTGGAAGCAGAAGCAGACCCAAGGTGTCCTGGAAATCAGTTGCTTAAACAAGATTCTGGGTGTGGATAATGATATTTAAACTGGTATGAGTAGATCAAGCCAGAATATGTAGAATCTTGCCTATCAGTCAATAAGAGTTAGATTTATGTGGAATTAAGTAGTAGAAGGCATAAAAGGGTTTTAAACAATGGAATGAAGTTCAGAAAGCCATTTCATTTATTCAGGAACATTTATAGAATGCCTACAATATGCAAACCACATTATTAGATGGTATGGCAGATAAAGAAATGTGATTGGCACATATGAAGATCCTCTGATTAGATCTGAAAGCGGGAAGTCAGGGTGATATTATGATATTCTAGACTAAGAAACTGGACTAGAGTGGAGATCAAGGGTGTGAAAACCAGAAATACTTTGGCAGGAGGCTGAACTTGGTACAAGATTttctaaaaaagacaaaattaaagatGACTTCAAAAATTGGACTCCAGTTTAGACACCTTTGATCACTTTTCTTCTGGACAGAATAGCATATACAACTTAAAAAGTAGTGGGTGCTCAGAATAATTATTAAGTAATTATTTAGTAATGAAGTAATTATTGTCCGTACAATATTTTGGTATTTAATTTTGTTAGAGATGAAAGGAAAGATAACTAGAAAACATTATAGTGGCACAAGGTGGAGGGGTGCTTCTTCTACAACATTGTCCATTTGGGAGCTGGAGCTAGTTTGAGAAGAGGGTATCAAGTTCTTTTGGAGGCTGTTTACTTGAAATGTCCTATATCCTGATAATGTCTTGATCCTTAAGACTTAGAAAAACTCTTACTTTAATAATTGGATTCCATTTGCTTGgtattagttttttgtttgttattatttttcctgaTTATCATTATCTGGGAAAATAGCAGCCATtctaaaaatgtttctatttctCATGACCCAGAGCTGTGACTTGAGATGTAAGTAGAAGTGCCTATTTTAATTAGATCTCTTGATTTTATTGGATGTTAAAATTAGTATTGTTCTTTGGACAGCTGTGTCTGTATTGTAGGGGAAAGTACTCTGAGTCAGGTATTAGTACAGACCATGCCACTTACTGTGTGACATTGAAGGTGTCATCTGATCTATCTCCTGGCTATATCACACATATATAGTGTATTTTCTACCTGATAAGATTGATATAAAGGTTCATAAATAAAGATAACTTAAATGATGCACATATAAGACACTGTAGTGGTGTGTCCTGTACCTGTGTAGTAGTGTGAGTGTAAGACACCCTGCTTAGTGATGAGTTTGAGAGACACATCTTCTGGGTGAGATTGTTTACTCAGTATCTGAGACGTGACCTGTTAGAATTGACTTCATTCTGAGAGAAATTGTTGAAAAAAGACTCGATCCAGCCATCTAATTTTCTGGATGCATTTTTGTGGCTTATGGATTAAGGAAGGAAGTATATAAGATATACTTACACACTTgcatttagattctttttttacaaaacctttttgttttgtattgaggtatagcagattaacagtgttgtgctagtttcaggtggacaacaaagggatttagtcatacatatacatgtatccattttcctccAAACtgctctcccatccaggctgccacataaaaaattgagcagagtttcatgtgctatacagtaggtcctttttggttattccattttaaatataacagtgtgtatatgtccatcccaaactccctaactgtcccttcccctcatccctcccactagcaaccataagtttgttttctaagtctgtgaggctctttttgttttgtaagtttGCATTTAGCTTCTTCAGAACAGTTGCTGGCTACCAAAAATATAAACATCAATAATAGTCACAACTCATGCTTTACCTGGGAATCCACTGTGAAAATACTGCTGTTACCTGTAACAAACGTTCCACTTGGTTTGTATCTCACGGATTGAGCCACCAGTATACTGATAATACGGATCAGTCATGTTCAGCTTAGCAAAACAATGCTGATGACCATAATAGTAAGTAAGAtgtactgagcacttactgtgtgccatgTACTGTTCTAAGCACCTtctatgtattaactcatttcttCTTCCTAACAATTCCTTATCACGGATGAGGAAATTAAGGAACAGAGAAATTTAAGTAATTTACCCAAAGAATCAGGATTT
Proteins encoded:
- the TBCCD1 gene encoding TBCC domain-containing protein 1 isoform X2, whose protein sequence is MDQSGVLLWVKAEPFIVGALQIPPPSKFSLHYLRKISTYVRTRTIEGGYPRLSWSTWRHIACGKLQLAKDLAWLYFEMFDSLAMKTPEERLEWSEILSNCMSEDEVEKQRNQLSVDTLQFLLFLHIQQLNKVSLRTSLIGEEWPSPKHRSQSPDLTEKSSCHNKNWNDYSHQAFVCDHLSDLLELLLDPEQLTASFHSTHSSLVSREAVVALSFLIEGTVSGARKIYPLYELALWQPLHAETGFSKTSKTFSFYKLEAWLRSCLTGNPFGTSACLKSGKKLAWAHQVEGTTKRAKIACNTHVAPRMHRMVVMSQVYKQTLAKSSDTLVGAHVKIHRCNESFIYLLSPLRSVTIEKCRNSTFVLGPVQTALHLHSCDSVKVIAVCHRLSISSTTGCIFHILTPTRPLILSGNQRVTLAPFHTHYPMLEDHMARTGLATVPNYWDNPMIVCRENSSPSVFRLLPPCEFYVFIIPFEMEGDTTEIPGGLPSAYQKALSQREKKIQVWQKTVKEARLTKDQRKQFQVLVENKFYEWLINTGHRQQLDSLVPPAAGSKQAAG
- the TBCCD1 gene encoding TBCC domain-containing protein 1 isoform X3; this translates as MDQSGVLLWVKAEPFIVGALQIPPPSKFSLHYLRKISTYVRTRTIEGGYPRLSWSTWRHIACGKLQLAKDLAWLYFEMFDSLAMKTPEERLEWSEILSNCMSEDEVEKQRNQLSVDTLQFLLFLHIQQLNKVSLRTSLIGEEWPSPKHRSQSPDLTEKSSCHNKNWNDYSHQAFVCDHLSDLLELLLDPEQLTASFHSTHSSLVSREAVVALSFLIEGTVSGARKIYPLYELALWQPLHAETGFSKTSKTFSFYKLEAWLRSCLTGNPFGTSACLKSGKKLAWAHQVEGTTKRAKIACNTHVAPRMHRMVVMSQVYKQTLAKSSDTLVGAHVKIHRCNESFIYLLSPLRSVTIEKCRNSTFVLGPVQTALHLHSCDSVKVIAVCHRLSISSTTGCIFHILTPTRPLILSGNQRVTLAPFHTHYPMLEDHMARTGLATVPNYWDNPMIVCRENSSPSVFRLLPPCEFYVFIIPFEMEGDTTEIPGGLPSAYQKALSQREKKIQVWQKTVKEARLTNHFQGPGNLRMNRRWCTC
- the TBCCD1 gene encoding TBCC domain-containing protein 1 isoform X1, translated to MDQSGVLLWVKAEPFIVGALQIPPPSKFSLHYLRKISTYVRTRTIEGGYPRLSWSTWRHIACGKLQLAKDLAWLYFEMFDSLAMKTPEERLEWSEILSNCMSEDEVEKQRNQLSVDTLQFLLFLHIQQLNKVSLRTSLIGEEWPSPKHRSQSPDLTEKSSCHNKNWNDYSHQAFVCDHLSDLLELLLDPEQLTASFHSTHSSLVSREAVVALSFLIEGTVSGARKIYPLYELALWQPLHAETGFSKTSKTFSFYKLEAWLRSCLTGNPFGTSACLKSGKKLAWAHQVEGTTKRAKIACNTHVAPRMHRMVVMSQVYKQTLAKSSDTLVGAHVKIHRCNESFIYLLSPLRSVTIEKCRNSTFVLGPVQTALHLHSCDSVKVIAVCHRLSISSTTGCIFHILTPTRPLILSGNQRVTLAPFHTHYPMLEDHMARTGLATVPNYWDNPMIVCRENSSPSVFRLLPPCEFYVFIIPFEMEGDTTEIPGGLPSAYQKALSQREKKIQVWQKTVKEARLTKLKPARLLCPWNSPGKTTGVGCVFLLQGIFPTPKPASPALASRFVMTAPSGNPPKLICTCL